The DNA window gcaaagtcaaaaaaaaaactttattgaAAGGCATTCATAAAGACTCTTAACAACTTCACATTGATAGATTTTCTTTCTAGTTTTACATTTCCCGATTCTACAAATTTCTGAATCGTTCGTTCAGAAATTGGCCATCAGAACTGCCTCGCCGAGAACGTGCCCTTCGATTGCTTCCATCACCTTCTCCTTCGTCACCTTCATTTATTATAGTAGTAATAAAGTAGACATCGATTAATTACACATTTATATTTCCAATGAACTTTGTactagtaaaataaaatagggTATACACATCATTAATGTCTGATTCTATTCTACACAGAAAACTTGAGCAGGACGAGTAATCAGTAATCAAGTCACGTAGGTAGTAGGTACCTTGTTCCCGAGATGCAGCTGATCGTCCAAGGCATAGAGCTTGAATTCGAAGCGATGTCCATGATTTGGCAAGACGGGGCCACGCCATCCAGGGACTTTCCAGTCATTGTGACCTTCTTTGATCCCAGCATAGTCACCGGCGGCCGTCTCCTCCTCCTTTTCTTTCCCCGAAAATCCTTCGGGCAAGCCCTTAATGGTGGGAGGTATGTTTATGACGACCCAGTGAGCCCAGGGGACGATGGGTCCATCGGGGTCCGACGCGTCAATGTCCTGCACCACCAGCGCCAAGCTCTGAGTCCCCGGTGGCAGATTGTACCACTCCAGCGGGGGTGAAATGTTCTTCCTAGCACCTTGTCCCTCCCCAGTATACTTTCTCGGCAGCCTTCCCTCACTATCTATACCGGGAGATACCAGCCGAAATTCCTCACTTCCATCTGCcgccattcttttccttcttgGTAATACTACTAATACTCCTGCTTAAATAGGAGATTATATTAAATGCACTTTGCCCCTCCTCACAAAATCTATCATGGATATTAAGCGGGCAAAagcacatacatatatatattggtTCGTTACGTTTTGACTGCGGAGTTAGGACAGGTGTCGTAAGAAGTTTCATGTTGGCAGGAGAAGACACGCAGTGTACGGAGTCATGACACGTGGAGTGCACCTGGAGAGTAGCCTTCTCGGGCCCAAGTTGGTCATTGCAGAATAATTCATCTCACCGCTTCCAGTTGCGGGCTGGACGTACATTTCGATGCTCTGTGGCCCAACGTGATGAGCGGGTGAGTGCCACCAAAGAgactcttcttttttttttttaaacgtatttggaaaagcaaaaaaaaaaaaaaaaaaaaaaaacatgcattCTTCGAACGAATCATCACTATGATGACTCTTTGTATCGGTAGCTATTTGTTTCGTCAGTTTTTCTATACGTATATCTAAGTTCCTAATCTTAATGATGTGATATGGAGCATtagtgggttttttttttacattctTTTGTGTTATTGTTTATAAACTTAAATGCATATGTATATTTACATTACTTGCTATTACAGTCTGATTCTATTAAAGGTATTAAGAGAACTTTCTTTTTATTAAATTTGTGCCCCACCTGAAAACTTATTCTATTCCCACCAAGATCTTGTATTATTATCTTTTTATGCTATTCCCACGGCCATGCTTCGTGTGTAGTTAATTATCTTTTCCTCATGTATGCTGTTGAAATTACGAATGCAAACAAGTcgaatcgagtcgagtttcaATCTAATCGAATCGAGTGTTAACATGATTTTACGAAACTAAAACTCGACAAACTCAAAATGTCaatttgagctcgagctcgactcaaaTTCGAGTCAAGCttgagtttaaaaaaataaaaaataattattttattttaaaaaataaataaaataataatttttttaataaataataaaataataaaatataagaaatatatatatgtaattttactataaaaataacaaataaataaataaataaaaatatatatatatatacatataattgACATCGAGCAGGCTCGCGAACTAACGATTTTAGTATTTTTAAATTCGAGTTTGACTTGATCAACTTGAACTCGACGTTGACCGAATTGGAGTTGAGTTCAGACTCGACCCACTCGCGGATGGCTCAATTCGTTTGCATTCCAAGTTGAGATGAGTCTATAGTGTGAAATTGTTTTCCTAacttttttaataaatatatatatatatatatattgttttcCTAGCAAAATGATGTGAAGGCACACTGTGCAAAGGTGAAATAGTCTGTGTATATTGAACCTACAAGCTACATGGCCTTTGAcacaaagccaaaaaaaaaaaaacacctgACCTGCATGGCGACAAAATCTTGAAAAGTCTGAAATTACGTTCTCCagaaaatttttgcattttgaaTCTTGTGTGGCAACAACTCAagtgggagaaaaaaaaaataagaataattATTACTCATTCAGAATTTCAGACTCGGGAAAAAAAATCATGGAATGGCTCGAAGGAATAAGGGCCCAAACGTGTATTAGCAACCATTTCCAAAAGCTAGTGGCGGCTAAgacttgatcaaaatttgaaaaatatacaGCGTAGATTGcctctatatatatatgtatatgtatatatacatatatgatATGATGCCCAAACTTTTTAGAATTTCGTCCGAcgttaaaaaagaaagaagaagaaaatgaagtggTGATTATCACCGCCCCTTCCCCCCTACTGCTGTTAGGCTTCTATTCTCCCCTCGTGGCCTAGTTGCGGTTGGCGAGACTTGCAACTTGGTGACTTACATTGCCctcttttttgtgtttttgtcaATGGAAAAATAGGGAATCACGAAGATAAATTGGAAAGATTTTGCCCATGTGAATGTTGGCGCGACAATTCCCAGATGCAGTATTATCCATAGTCAAGAAATTCTGTGAAATCACGTGCACTTTTCCAGCGATCCACATCTTTCTTTGCAATGGTACGTGCCTTGACTCGGTGTCCCCCCGACTCACCGCCCAAAGGTCAATCcatggtgtttttttttttcctttttaatctCCTTTTCATACATAGGGTTCTCTAACAGAACTTCTGTCGGATTTGCTGTTTTTAAatgtgtttttaaaaaattttactgtagcagaaagaatttttagagtatattttgagatatttttaaaaaatatttgaaaatatttaaaaatagtagagtttttaaaatattttttagaatattttttaaatattaaaaaattttagattacTTTTTAGAGTGTCTTttaaagtactttttaaaaaactGATATATCCAAACATATGTTATTTCATTCAATATTGGTCGATTTATCTCTAATAATTCAGGACAGAACGTGTTGACCGATGATCGATGGTCGTATTTCCTTCGAGTCTTCGAGGGCCTGCCGGCCTGGGGGGACAGTTAAAAGCAGGTAATTCAGTTGAACAAGAAACAATAATTAGGGCTCTACCAACTATCAACGCGAAATCCGGAGCCTCATGTGCTTTTGCCTGACAACCAACCGCCCAGCCTCTCCCCTGGTTCTCGCAGAGTCGCAGCAGTGCCTCAAGTCCTTCGTATATATCTTCGCATGCAGTTGACACAACCGTAGAACAGAAGAAAAAaagtgatttaaaaaaaaaaaaaaggaacaccAAGATATGATCTTTTAGCAACGACATTAAGGTCTCCCAGCAGTCCAAACTCAGAGCCTTTTGTCACAACAACTGATGGGTCCTTCAGAAAAACAACTGATGGGTAGAAAGAGAATCATAAACAGCATAATCAAATCTTTGTTCAAATACACAAGAAGATCTCATGACCAACTGGTTAGGTAACTACTAATTTCATCATCAGTTTTTCTTAAATTCCTTTCGACGTAATTAAACTGATCAAGTAACTACACTTGATTAGTTACCTCTGCTAGGGCAAATTTGAGCTTTTCGTCAGTCCTCAGATTGTGTAACGCGACTTAATTTTAGAGGTTGCCTTTTGCTGTTGATACGTACTTGATACCACCCCAAAATCCCCTAAAAGAAGTGCTGATAATCAAGTAACGAGCCTTTACTCTTTCACGAGAAAGGAACGCGCAAATAGTAGTACAGTGATTATCCAAAAAGCTCTGGTATGAAAAAGCCTTCAAAAACAGCCCTTCGGGGTTCGGTCCCGTGGTTGTAGCCCAGTTGGGTGAGAGCCACGTCCGGGGATCGAATCcccggataccctttggtcggTGATGTTGGGCAGCCTCTCCCGGCCACGCAGTGAAATTAGTTGGGGCGTACGATATTATCAGTGCATGGCCCCAGATATTCTCtgtgatgacaaaaaaaaaaaaaggaaaaaaaaagaaaaagccttCAAAAACGACTCCCCCAAATCAAATCAGACAAGAGATGCAATAAGTCCACATGACATGACATCTACTTCGATTTCAGTTGAGGCCCCCCACAGCGTCTCTCCCCTTCGGGATTTGGCCCTTCAGGCCTCCCATCATTCCAAGGCAAAAGCCATAAAAAGAGTTGTTAGTCGGGGTTTACTCCTCTTTCCCTATTTGTGGGACACATATACAGTACATCATAGGGAGTATACAATAGACTATGCCCGGAGAAATAATGAAATAAAGCAAGGTAATCAAGGACCAGTGCGTCGAGTCTTTTGATTTGCTGCATGGCTAAGCCTCTTTTTTGCTGCCTATGACCGTACGCCTACGCTAGACACCCGTATCCTTCAGCAAAGATTGGATCGTGGTGTGTCTCGAATTGAAATATCTCCATCCATCATTTATTTCAGCATACCTAACCCCTTTCTCCATCCACCTATATAAACTGATTGCTGCATGGATGAACTCTACGTACATTCATTGGATAGTGGTATCCAAGTGAGGAGATACACAGtttaattttggagaaaaatggaAGGATCTTCCTTGCGTGACCGTCGGTCCTGTGCTTTGGCAAGCAACGGCAAAGACAAGAAAGGCGGGGGGAAAAGACCGGCTGGGAAAGCTGCGAAGCTGTCAACTGACGCACAAAGCGTGGCTGCTCGGGAAAGGAGGCACAGAATCAGTGAAAGGTTCAAGATTTTGCAGAGCTTGGTCCCCGGTGGAAGTAAGATGGATACGGTTTCCATGTTGGAGGAGGCCATTCACTATGTCAAGTTCCTCAAGACACAGATATGGCTTCACCAGACCATGATCAATTTTGTGGATACTGATCCCTCCTTGCCCCTTCCTTCAGGATATCATCTTCCTGCAAACCAAGCTGATGATCTATGTTCACGGCTCAATATGCAGGGCGATCAAACGAATGCATTGGCAGCAGTACCGCAGCTAGGATTTGCATATTCTGGTCCCCTGTGCGGAGAAAGTATATCGCTTGACAAAACTTTCCTTTACTAGTTTCTGGTACCTTTCTTTAATCAACTAGATggtaattaaaaattttcagaaCATAAAGGGGTGAGGGTTAGTAGTACATATCTTATATATCGTACTTGTATT is part of the Coffea eugenioides isolate CCC68of chromosome 6, Ceug_1.0, whole genome shotgun sequence genome and encodes:
- the LOC113776159 gene encoding uncharacterized protein LOC113776159, whose translation is MAADGSEEFRLVSPGIDSEGRLPRKYTGEGQGARKNISPPLEWYNLPPGTQSLALVVQDIDASDPDGPIVPWAHWVVINIPPTIKGLPEGFSGKEKEEETAAGDYAGIKEGHNDWKVPGWRGPVLPNHGHRFEFKLYALDDQLHLGNKVTKEKVMEAIEGHVLGEAVLMANF
- the LOC113772822 gene encoding transcription factor bHLH87, giving the protein MEGSSLRDRRSCALASNGKDKKGGGKRPAGKAAKLSTDAQSVAARERRHRISERFKILQSLVPGGSKMDTVSMLEEAIHYVKFLKTQIWLHQTMINFVDTDPSLPLPSGYHLPANQADDLCSRLNMQGDQTNALAAVPQLGFAYSGPLCGESISLDKTFLY